From the genome of Calliopsis andreniformis isolate RMS-2024a unplaced genomic scaffold, iyCalAndr_principal scaffold0022, whole genome shotgun sequence:
TAATGCAATTTAATGTTGTAGAGAAAGATGCGGCAACTTTAACTCAAACATATGATACATTAAAAATGATTCATGACTTGGTAACTAATGTTGATATTTCAAAAAAACAAGTCAAAACTAGAAGTGGGAGAATCATAAATTATAAAATGCTATGTCTTTGTAATGGAGCTCAGCCAAAACTTATAACAGAACATAACGATTTTGTTCTCGGAATCCGAGATACTGAATCGGTTATACAATTTtctcagaaaataaaaaattctagaAGAATTGTAATAATTGGAAATGGAGGAATTGCAACTGAAATTATACATGAAGTGAATGGCATTGAAATGATATGGGTAATTAAAGATACACATATTTCTGCAACATTTGTTGATCCTGGAGCTGCAGAATTTTTCATGGATAAAGTGTATAGAACTGATACACCTGGAACTATTAATATCAGTGCTTCAACAAAGAGAATGAGGTACACAGTATCTGATGCTGCAACTGCAAAAGGTGGACCTGCACTGGGTCCAGACTGgcataataattttgatataacAGGTACTGCACTTAAGTCTGCAAAAGTACAAGTGGAATATGAATGTGAAGTAGCAAAAATTCTCAATGCAATGGAGCAAAAAGAATTTGATTCTACAGAAGAGTGGCCTGTGTATGTTGAATTAACAAATGGAAAAATAATTGGTTGTGATTTTATCGTATCAGCAACGGGTGTTATACCAAATTCCAACATAGTGGGTTTGGAAGATCTTAAGAAAGGTGAAGATGGAGGTTTCTTGGTAGATTGGAAACTAGAAACTTCAGAACAAGATATATATGCTGCTGGAGATGTATGCAGTGCAGGATGGCCATTAGCgaaacactggtttcaaatgcgACTGTGGACGCAAGCTCATCAAATGGGACGTTATGCGGCAAAATCAGTGGTTTCTAAATTAAAGGGCGAGGAATTTTTACAAGATTTTTGTTTTGAACTTTTTACTCACGTAACTAAGTTCTTTGGTTACAAGGTAGTTTTGCTTGGTTTGTATAACGGTCAAAAATTAGATAAAAACTATGAGATTCTCTTACGAATGACTAAAGGAAAAGAATATATAAAACTTATACTAGAAGATGGTAAAATGCAAGGCGCAGTATTGATTGGGGATACTGATTTAGAAGAAATGTGCGAGAATTTAATACTTAATCAGTTAGACTTAAGTATTTATGGAGAAGATCTATTAAATCCCGATATTGACATTGAAGACTACTTTGATTAGTTATATAAGCTGAATTTAATAAATTGCTACTAATCATATGTGATAAGCCTCGATTCTTAATTTTTATACTACATAGTTGTAAAGTATTTTTTACGTGCATGAAATTGTAGTTTTTATTATTACCAGTTTCTGAAATATACAAAGTGTACATGAAGGATATCTATTAAAATTAAGCAAAGTAGTAAGAACAATAACTGATACGCATAGTTTATAATATTGCTATCACCAAGTTGGTGATCAAGTCAATATTTTGCCATCAAGTAAAAAGAAAGTAAATTTACTTCattcaaaagaaaaaaaaagaaaaaagaaaaaataacatTTTGTACTATCATTACAAACCATATTAAACGTAATTGTGTGTCATAGATAAGTATACCATCCGTGAATAAATTTACATGTATAAATGTATAATCAGCACAAATGAATGTTGCAATTTTTAGATtacattaaaatttacattCTTTACTTACACAAAATAACTTTCTTTAAATTTATTAACTTTTTTAACATGTTTTTCTATAAAGTTTCAACTATATATTTTTGTTAGGTCATTTCTCTCAGTTTATCAGTAAATCTCACACTTTTTTGCATGTTTTTCTCAAAACTTCTGATATTATTATGTAGAGCAGATTTTGCTGAAGAGGTAGCAGTTTTTGTATTACAATCTTCGGGTACAGTCAAATTTTTGTTATCAGAGATTTCATTTATAGTACTACTGCAATTTTGGATAGAATTTGTAGCTTCATGTACGTTTTCATGTGAATCTCTCATTTCTAAAGTTTCGcgtaatttattaataatactTTGCATGCTATTAAGAGATTCTGTAACTATTCCAGTTGTAtcttttttattgtatgcttTACGTAAATTTTTTACAGTGAATTCCATTTGTGAAAGGAACGAGTTAATAGTGTCTTGTTCCTTGGAATAATCGATTGTTTGATTATTAGATGTACTTCCAAGTACGGATGCATCTAGAGATAATTGCTGTAAGCTTTCGTTTAAATGCTTTTTTACTGGTGTTATGTTTATTGAAATTCTACTACTGTTTAGAGAATCTTCAAAAGTTTCCGTATTTTCATAGGGCTCCCATCTTTCATCCGACGTTGTACATAGTTCTCTTATTGAATCTTCTATGTCGTAATCTCGTAAACGATGAACCCAATCTAAAAATTTCATTGGCTGCCATAATGTTTCTTTCATAGAATCCTTATTACGTATACGAATTACCGGTTTCAGacttttatttacaattatttgttgctGATCGAATTCCTAAAATTACACAGTCAATTATATAATGATGTAAAGAGCATAGATTTTAAAACATAATGCATGTAATAGATACATACGTAATTAAGACCAACTTCTCTGCATCGTTCAGTCGCTTCTCTCACTAATATTTGCATTTCATGAAGGCTGATACCACCCTCATTTATTGCTTCTTTGCTGGCTGTCATTTTTAGAGCAAATTCAGCATCTGCGGTTTTTTCGTTTAAAATACTTTCTAATTCTTGTAAAAAATTAGATTTGTATGGCACAACAGTGACTCCCTCTTGTTCTAATTGTATCTGCCTTAATCTATTGTTGATTTCGACTTCGTTTACAAGTAATTCCTTTTCTAATTCcagttctttctttcttttattaatTTGTGTCAATGCAAGCTTTTGCTCTTCAACCGTAGATCCAAGAACCTCAATTTTACGTTCGTAAGATAGTTTTTGAGATCCCAATTGCACCTCTACTTCTCGTTTTGCGTTCTCCAATTCTTTTATTGCCTTCTGTTTACTTTCTTCTAATTCATTCCTTAATCTATGTAAAGTAACAAAAagcattaaatattttataacataTACTTTCTCACAAATAGATACTGAAAATTCATACTTCTCCTCTTGTACTTTAAGAATTTCTTGGTGAGCAAATTCATAGTCTATTGCTTGTGCAAAAACTTGTGCATTGCTATGCTCTGTGTGTGGATTGGAAACTTTAAAGTAATGATTCCCACCAATTACAAGTCGATCGCCATGCTTAAGAATGACTTTACCAGTTACTACCTATAACAGTTGATATATTTTGTGTAAAACACGAGATATGATAATAGGTAGTTATTAGATGAATGTAAAATATATACCTGTCCGTTGACATACGTATCCCCACCCGTTTCCGACGACAGAATGAGTTTATCATTGCTGTTTTCAATAGTACTGTTAAAAACAATAACAATTAAGAAACAATAATATAAGAAGACAAAATAATGTTACAGGATAATATATAAAAAGACAGTGTTAATCACGTAAAAGTTATTTGACAGACTTTCTATAGTTTTTCACACAGTCACCAGGATATGAGTGGCGATGCATTTAAATACAATCGAAGTGCGAAATTTTGAATCCTATCGAGTTATATAATACTGAAAAATAGTCATGCAAATTTGTTAACAGCGTAATTCAGTTGGCATCAATTGGAACATGTTATACCataaagaaaattaaaacaCATGCATCAGTAGGGTGCAATTCATAGAGGATCGCAAAAGAACGTGCAGAATATACTAGGGCATAGGGAAGATGAAGACAAGAAAGACGCAAACAAGTCCAATCACAATTCATCCTTTCAAACCATCGAACACCAAACGACCCATGAACTAACCAGTGTAAAGGCCTAACTAGCGGACCATCCAATATGATATCCAACTTTTTGGAGGGACTTTGGAGCCCAGAGTTTTTGCCAATGCGAACTAATCCCGGAGGAATCAGATACAAAAGCGTACCAGACAGCATAGGATCAGCTGCAAGATTAATTAAACAAGGCTGTCTGTCCTTTTCCTGAAAATCGATTTCAATGGCGATCCCACAGCGACGCAAGTACTTTAATTCGGAATTTTTCCTCTCCTCGGTTTCCCGTAACTTTTTCAACCAAGTCCTGTAATTATATTTAACTGAACCTTAAGTTTCGAATGAGCTTCGATTTAGAACATCGCTTCACCTTAACTTCCATTCAGTAGAAATATTTAAGCTTTGAGAAATAAGCTCAAAATAATTTAATCGTGTGATCAAACAATTTTATCCCTCATTTCGGTAAACATTTAATTGTTTTAAACAATGTATTTTGTTCCTATCGAGCACAAATAACTCACAATCAACTTACACTTGAGTAGATGCCAATTGTTCTTCGGTTTTTTTCAGCTGATCTTTTAATTTATCAATTTCCTGTTGTTTCTGCTTAATTTCTTCATTATTTGGGGCGACCGGTTCGATGCAATCGAGAAGACGCCGCGGAAAGAAACCTAATTGTTTTTCATATCCTTCGCGAACACCGCGTAAGCGCAGAACTTCAGCTTTCAGCTccctattaaaaaaaattataattatatacgTATATTAATGAACATTGGGAATAGTAATCGAAGTAACTGAGTAACTTAGGTAATGGACCTTACATGAATAATTATTCTTATAATATATTAATTGCAAATTACCGAATTAATTTCTCGTGTGGGTCTTCGTTAACTCTAATGCGATTGATAATTGCTCGAGCTTGACAAGCATATCGAAGGGTCGCAAGTGTCTCTTCAACGTGAATGCTAGCAGGTGAAACGGTTCCTAACATTGCTGTCCTCGAATTTCCGCCGAGACTTTCCTAATAAACAAAAAAGCTGATTACTAAGCAGctgaatttttttataaatgagaaaaaaataaaagagcCATATATTTTCCTTTTGTTAAACCAACCAAAAGTATTTTACTATACGTATTTTGTATGTTACCTCATGTTCTTTTAAGACTAATTAATTATTATCAAGATAGCGGcggtaataatataataaaatgtcAAAAAAATATCTAATTCTATCTCGAGTAGCATTTACTTCGTTGTCAATCACTTTGACATTTTTTTCATCtttatcttgatataattaataaaagtgATAAGATTCTTCAAATAGAACGCAAAATTCATTGGACGTACACAAAGGCGTGAGAACCTGAGTTAATATGCGATAAGACTCcctccatttttacgttcacacCTGTCATCATATAGACATCGTTTTCCTGCGTATTTTTATGCAAGAAGATCTTAAAACACCGAGGCTCAACCCATATGATTTTATCGACTCGGAAATTTGTATTCAATGTAAACTTCCGAGTTGAACTGAATATAATACATCATAAAGTGCATATTCTCTtatcgttgaattcaaagtttagTACTTGTTAAAATATCTTTCAATGACAATCTTTCAGTATCAGATACGTTATCAATCAAGGTACTAGAATCGCTTTTCACAAAAGTATCTAGGATTAATCCAAGAATAATTTTATCAGCTATTCCTTATACGGATTGCTTCATAAacgttaaaaattaaaatggtTTTTACATAAACTACGAATCTTTCAATGGTTCTGTTCTAAGtggaaaaatttattttcaCGATTTCTTCACgttcaatcatttttcaataAGAAAATATTACTTATGTATGAATGTTTCAGTTCTTATGTTCTTTTAAAAcacagtaaaaaaaataaggTTCTGCAGAATGGTTTATAAGGAGTTTCGCTTTGTCGATACATATTATTCAATGATAAATAGTGGATTATCGCTGAGCTTACACTTAATACAAAACTATTAGTATCATAAAGGATAACGATTATCCGGAAACACACAATCCTTAGAAGAAATTGTTAAGACATAAACCATGTACATGATAGTACGTAAGAAATTCTTGTTGCACATATGAATTTACAATGCATGTTTCATGCTGACAACTTTGCTGAATACTTTGATAAACCTATCCTAACAACAAGACAAATCATCAGTGCGCGGTACAACGTGCTCCGAAGATAACAATTCGAGTCTATAGACGAAAAGTTAAAAGAAATTATTGAAAGGACACCGCGAAGACAGAgggaaaaaagaaatataaaaaacgCATTCAGAAAACCTAACATTTGTAAGAAATTTGCGAAGGTGATTGGAGGAAATGGAGGGGCAAAGCGTAGTTGAAAGGAGCGTGGTAAGAGAGGAAAGGAGAGACCAGAGACGATGGAGAGGGAAAAACCGACGGATAAACATTACGTGCACCAGCGCCCATGCTCGTTTAGTTTAAAGCAAAACACCGTCGCAATTCGAGGGAGATCGTCGTCTGAATTTTTGGCAATCGCTCTTGTCTCTTAGTTTCTTTTTCGTACCACAGAACATACATTCGTAAAGACTTTTTGAAACTGATTAAATTAGCTAATGAGCTACTCTTGATTGGTGACCGAAACAGGATCGAAAACTGCTGCGAACTCTATCATTTCAAAATAAAGTCTTCGCTTAATATCAGAAAAACGTGATATACTGATTGGTCCAGTAaacaaaagtaataaaaaaaaagttgagAACGTGACGATCTGACCGTAAACACGTATCAAGGTAGTTAAAAGACAGACGGAGAGAAAGGCAAACAGTCCACGTGCTTGGAGATGTAAATAAGTTTTAACATCAAGCAAGGACAGTAAACTGAAGTAGACGAAGATGGATTTGGTCTACGCTTCTGAGGTCCTGACCTATGGCATGTTCAGGAACCATCAATACAGGGATTATGAACAACCCTGGAACAATGATTATTTCAACAATGGTACGTTTTTTTCTGTCCGTACACGGTAACAATACCAACAATAACATACCTTTAGAAACAAGGATATAATAAAATGCTAAATAGTCTGAAGGATTAAGGAATTATGATCGTATCGCTAATTGTAAGCGAATAGAATTATGATACTAGCTGTTTTGGTGTCGCAGTATGCGATCATTGTGATTTAATGATGATCTGTATTATTCTTCCCGGTTAACATACTTGGTATGCATATTGATATACAAATAAGCCCTGGTCCGAGTGTAAAGGCTTATCGGTTTCCATTCTTCGCCGTCTTTTAATGTCTCGCATAAATTAATATCGTTTGCTGGTTATCTCGTTAACTTATTCCAGTCTCTACTCTCACATTATATACTCTATCTCCTGAGATATTGTTGTGCATTGTGTATCAATGATAAATATTTACGCGCCTTTATCGCTTTCGTAAAAAGAGGTATGTGTAAGAGAAAAAGCACGATTGTGTCTCCGAACAAAATCTTACAAAATCTTCGAGAGAAAGTTGAATAGGTGGCATACCTTTCCCTGTTGGATTCCAGTGGAGAAAAAATAAAGCAtgaattattttgtttttatctTTAAATTAATGGAAAAAAAACTAGTGAACTTTTCCTTCGAAGTTAAATGTGCTTATGATAGCCGCTACATATTCATATTTTCAATGAAATGCTAATGAGATGTAAAGAACAAGTCAGGTATTTTCTACGCAACGCAATTGCCCCACCTTTCCGTGTTATCATTGTTGGTGGGGAACTGTCGAAGGTTTAAAGGCAGTTCTTTGCATGATTTATCATACATTAGCCActgaaataatcattattgcaACTCAAAAATATTTGAGAATATGTGGAGCTCGTAGATAAAAATATCTAGTAGGTACGATACGATTAGAAGGATGGTTCTCTGAAAATCTTAACTCAATCAATGTAAAGCAACATTATACGTAGCGTGTGTTAGACAACATTGATTACACAAAACGTAACGTGAAAACAAGATCTATTCCTAGACACTGAAAACATATTTACGCTCAACAAGACCGCGACTGCGGTCAGGTCAGTTCTGTTTTGTAACATAATATGCAAATGATTAGATTCATCAATACCTTTATTTACATTTTAGCACCATCAATATTTGTGTACGTAGACAAAATGCATACGATCTAAAAATACTATTTGCTACCAGCGTGGCACATTGACTGAAGATAAACAAAGTTAAAAATATCGTGCACACTATGAAGGATACGTCGTATGAACAGCAATTACCTCTTTACGAAAGTAAAGATTACAAATCATACAgatgtaataaaaaaagaaataacatTTTTCTCAAATATCTATTCGATAATATACACACTAGCCTAAATCTGTTGTTCGTAGTTTGATTTTTTCGTAGCTA
Proteins encoded in this window:
- the Neb gene encoding kinesin family member nebbish; the encoded protein is MSHNNIKRMGHGFCDAIFSSSPINFDEENTNALNKEEMACVDMLETPHKAIQNQKEEKDVKREKRKIFSDIEMDENSKLLNTPVNFSCSKSMHVFHRKQVLFPENMLSEKHKTSTKVASTTSLNNKTPIINFYTPKQNKLRTALSNTKINIVPLSKTPIKPYFSDNALSQATPDCFNVVQVETPCTKSNEIGMEDQTAYEGESSNLTVGIRVRPLNIKELNDSKITTIVEVNGQNIIVNCESVQHTFTYDHCFISYSDSTKSDHANQETIFKNMVLPLVQNAFEGYNVCLFAYGQTGSGKSYSMMGQESAQANSMSFDEASGIIPRFCQEIFTRIFIDTNIKATVEISYFEIYNEKIHDLLTTINNGVKRAPLKVREHPVFGPYIVDLSQHCVQNFKDLQTWLKVGNSQRATAATGMNEKSSRSHSIFSIILTQTQLNGQLDSESVDTSRRSKINLVDLAGSERLSQTCASGDRLKEGVSINKSLLTLGKVIASLAENTNNRKRGFVPYRESVLTWLLKESLGGNSRTAMLGTVSPASIHVEETLATLRYACQARAIINRIRVNEDPHEKLIRELKAEVLRLRGVREGYEKQLGFFPRRLLDCIEPVAPNNEEIKQKQQEIDKLKDQLKKTEEQLASTQVTWLKKLRETEERKNSELKYLRRCGIAIEIDFQEKDRQPCLINLAADPMLSGTLLYLIPPGLVRIGKNSGLQSPSKKLDIILDGPLVRPLHCTIENSNDKLILSSETGGDTYVNGQVVTGKVILKHGDRLVIGGNHYFKVSNPHTEHSNAQVFAQAIDYEFAHQEILKVQEEKLRNELEESKQKAIKELENAKREVEVQLGSQKLSYERKIEVLGSTVEEQKLALTQINKRKKELELEKELLVNEVEINNRLRQIQLEQEGVTVVPYKSNFLQELESILNEKTADAEFALKMTASKEAINEGGISLHEMQILVREATERCREVGLNYEFDQQQIIVNKSLKPVIRIRNKDSMKETLWQPMKFLDWVHRLRDYDIEDSIRELCTTSDERWEPYENTETFEDSLNSSRISINITPVKKHLNESLQQLSLDASVLGSTSNNQTIDYSKEQDTINSFLSQMEFTVKNLRKAYNKKDTTGIVTESLNSMQSIINKLRETLEMRDSHENVHEATNSIQNCSSTINEISDNKNLTVPEDCNTKTATSSAKSALHNNIRSFEKNMQKSVRFTDKLREMT
- the Pyroxd1 gene encoding pyridine nucleotide-disulfide oxidoreductase domain 1, encoding MNAETVNCTFAVVGGGIAGVSCVESIGFLAPEETTVLITASPLIKRVTDIVPLGKTLMQFNVVEKDAATLTQTYDTLKMIHDLVTNVDISKKQVKTRSGRIINYKMLCLCNGAQPKLITEHNDFVLGIRDTESVIQFSQKIKNSRRIVIIGNGGIATEIIHEVNGIEMIWVIKDTHISATFVDPGAAEFFMDKVYRTDTPGTINISASTKRMRYTVSDAATAKGGPALGPDWHNNFDITGTALKSAKVQVEYECEVAKILNAMEQKEFDSTEEWPVYVELTNGKIIGCDFIVSATGVIPNSNIVGLEDLKKGEDGGFLVDWKLETSEQDIYAAGDVCSAGWPLAKHWFQMRLWTQAHQMGRYAAKSVVSKLKGEEFLQDFCFELFTHVTKFFGYKVVLLGLYNGQKLDKNYEILLRMTKGKEYIKLILEDGKMQGAVLIGDTDLEEMCENLILNQLDLSIYGEDLLNPDIDIEDYFD